One Papaver somniferum cultivar HN1 chromosome 10, ASM357369v1, whole genome shotgun sequence genomic window carries:
- the LOC113316041 gene encoding uncharacterized protein LOC113316041: MKLIHSIVDKNTKVLIGDGRSTSLYFDVWYGNECIADMLNETDLDRNVKVSDIIVNNAWMMQGDHIQNLVRAGVDLSNLPLLQGGNDCRVWMPEMNGHFSVSSAKNIIRRAYPKSAIYGLLWRKEIHPKLAAQNWKICREVCATQDKIRSRFKVEMANKCYLCNMEEESLEHIIWSCTFATQNLAVVFRFV; encoded by the coding sequence ATGAAACTGATTCATTCTATTGTTGACAAGAATACCAAGGTTCTCATTGGGGACGGGAGGtctacatctctttattttgatgtttggtatggtaaTGAGTGTATTGCTGATATGCTTAATGAAACTGACTTGGACAGAAATGTCAAGGTCAGTGATATTATTGTTAATAATGCTTGGATGATGCAGGGAgatcatattcagaatttggtCCGTGCGGGTGTGGATCTTTCAAATTTGCCTTTGTTACAAGGAGGGAATGATTGTAGAGTTTGGATGCCGGAGATGAATGGCCACTTTTCAGTCTCTTCAGCAAAGAATATCATTAGAAGGGCGTATCCAAAATCAGCAATttatggtcttttgtggaggaaAGAAATTCATCCCAAATTGGCTGCTCAgaattggaagatatgtcgtgagGTTTGTGCAACTCAAGACAAGATCAGGAGTAGATTCAAAGTTGAAATGGCCAACAAATGTTACTTGTGCAACATGGAGGAAGAATCTTTGGAGCATATTATTTGGAGTTGTACGTTTGCAACTCAAAATTtggcagtggtgttcaggtttgtttaa